The Dama dama isolate Ldn47 chromosome 11, ASM3311817v1, whole genome shotgun sequence genome segment GAAAGTGGGCGAtagaggaggcaggaggagactgTAGAGCCGTCTTTGGCTGCCCCTTCCCCGCTCCAGGCTGCCAGTACCTAGTCTCTCTGAGTTCTCTCTACAAGGAGGCCTTCTCCTGGTCCTGGGCGCTGCCCTCATCGGACGAAAAACTGGCTCCACAGGCAAGGGTGAGAGGGCCAAAGGCTCAGGCCTGGGCCACCTAAACCGGAAAACACTCCCTCCCTCCAGGGATTCACACCCAACCCGCAGCCCAGGCAGCTGTCAGCAGCTGCGGCCTGGCTCCCTGCAGTGCATTAGGCCAGGGCACACCCAGGCAGGCTCGGGATACAGGCTTTCCCTCCGGGTTTCACCCAACTCTCTCCTTCCCCGGCACCTCCCCACTTCTTTTTCTCCCTACTttccccaggcccagctctgctgacAGGTCAAGCCCAGTACAAGTTTGTGACTTTGTGACCAACTTGTCGGCAGCAAGGCAACTTCTTTTCCTGCTTATTCCCTAACTTAGTGGACCAACGGCATGTTCCTTGGCTAGGGCAGGAGGGCTGCACCGACAGCCGCGGCCTCTCCACTCCCAGCCTGGTTCTCCAGTTGCTGGTCAGACAACTTGCAACGCCTTGGGAACAGGCCTGCTGCACGGTGGCCACCTCGGCCTTTTCCCCTTGTGGCAGGGACCCAGTTCAATTTCCTCTCCCAGACCTTCGTGGATTCCTCCCAGGGTTTTTGCAGTGAAGTAATAGCCAGGTGGCAAGgagctctttccttccttccctgtctGCAGGCTCTAGCGGAGCCCAGAGCCGGATCCCGGGCTGATAAGGCTGGCCCGGGTGCAGCGCGGGGCTAAGGCTCCCAAGGACCCGACCCAGAGGTTATGGACACTCAGGACCTCATTCATACTCTCTCCACACTGACACGAGCCCCTTCAGGGCAAAAACAGCCCATACGACCACGCTCGCCCTTCTTCCGCGCTCCCGGGCAAGCGGAAACTTTCTCCAAACTGACCAAGAGGTCTAGGCTTCTCGCGCGCCCGGCAGCCGCTCGCCTCCTGCCTCCTGTCCGCTCAAGCCTATTTTCTACCCATCTCCCCCTCCCCGTCCCCGGAGACGGTAGCCAGGCCGCGGGGCCCCCGCCACTGACCTGTTCTTGGCCGCCGCGGCGCGGTCGCGCTGCCTCCGGTTCTTAAACCAGTTGCCTACTTGTGTGGGAGTGAGGCCGGTGGCCTGCGCCAGTTCGCGTTTCTTGCTGGGGTTGGGGTAGGGGTCCTGCAGGTACCACTCCCGCAGCAGGCTCCGAGTCCGCTCCTTGAAGCAATGCGTCTTCTGCTCGCCGTCCCAGATGGTGCGTGGCAGCGGGAACTTCTTGCGCACGCGGTACTTGTCCACCGGGCCGAGCGGGCGGCCGCGCAGCTTCTCGGCCTCCTGGTAGTGCGCCTCGAGCCACATGGCCTGCAGCTTGCCGTGAGACTCCTTGGTGAACTTGTGGTTCTCCAGGATGTGGTAGAGGTCGCGGAAGTTGCCCGTGTGGAAGGCGACCACGGCGCGCGCGCGCAGGATCGACTCGTGCTTGTTGATGGCCTCGCACGCCCCGGGGGCCACGGGCAGCGACCAGAGGAAGCGGCCCAGCCGCTCGATGTCGCCCGTCTCCTCCAGCGTCTCGCAGACGCTGGCCACCTGCTCCGGCGAGAAGTTGAGGGTGGGCAGCTGGAACATGGACAACTCTTCCGGGGGGGCCctggagccgccgccgccgcctcccgctCCGCCAGCACCGCCGCCTCCCACAccgctcccgccgccgccgccgcctcccgagCCGTTCCCGCCGCCGCTACTCGCCAGAAGTAGGGAGCGGTGGTGAGAATCGGCGAAGTTTGGCAACAAGAAGTGGGAGGAATAGAGGTCTAGGGGGGAGCGGAATACCATGGACTGAcctgagaggagaggagaaaattcagggagaggaagagagaggggaggaagaggaggagaggggcgatgaggaccaggaggagggagaggagaggggggaggcggaggagggaaggaggggggagcgggaggagggggaggaggaagggcgtAAGGGACACCCACACCCCgaacacatccacacacacacacacccgcgcAGCCACatagagagggaggaaggagagcggCCCGGTGCGCGCGCGCAGAGAGCGAGCccgagacagagagagggagagggggagagagcgAGCGAGAGCCAACCACCGCCGAGTCAAGATTCAGCGATTCCACAGCAATCGCCCTAATGACAACAGCCTCATAATATCTCCCCTAAATCCACAGTGAGTGCAGCATTGAAACATTTTGTTTCGCTTTTCTATTGGTCTGCGGCGTGTCGTTGTAGCGTTGCCACGGCAACCGCTGCCAATCACTGTCAGCCCTGCCAATCAATACCGAGAACGTAAGGACGGTTTTACCACTTAGCCagagtgggggggagggggagaggagggaaggagggagaaggggggagaaagagaattttttaaaaaaatctttgcaacTCTTAATCTCAccacttccccttctcttcctctctctctctctctctctcctcgtttctgtctctgaattcttTTCCCCTCTTCCCCAAAGAAGTTGGTCCAGAAAATTTACAAGCCATGGACATATAGTTGTTGAAAGGCATGAGCAATTAAAGGGGGAATTTTGTTGGGAGGTGAGAGGCTCCCCACACTGCGTGAAGGCCGGGGGCCAGCCCCCAAGGAGAGGCCGAGGGCCAGGGGAGCCAGCACGGTTTGCACACGGTGTGCACGTCGGGCCGCCTCTTTCTGCCTATGTGAGCACTAATAGTGgcgagaaagaaaggagagatgagATCATGGGGCCCACCGCACGCCGACGCTGGTTCCGCGGGCTGGGGCGCCCCAGGATCTCGAATTTTGGGGGGCATATGGCGCCTGGGAGCAGGATCTCAGGACCCAGGGCTCAGGAGGCCACTCTGGCTTCCCTAGTCTGAAATCTTCAGCCACATTTACCCCCAACTTCCTCTGCATTGAATCTGGTTTCTCTTTAATTCTGTTTCCAgtcaaggagccttgatttcccctattgccttatatttttaaatagcagtAGAAATAACAGTACCCTTTTCATCATAAAAGGCGGCCCACCTCTTTGTTTCCCCCCAGGTTTCAGCTGCCTCCCTAGGAGTGGTGGAGAAGGTTGGGTTGAGATGACTGAAAGCCCTCTTCCCCCTTCCCAAGATGCCTGGTAGCCCCACAACCCCCAAGGGGCTAGTGGATCTGGCTACCAACCCCAGAAGGCACTCAAACTTTGGAGGCTGCCCTGAAGGAGCAAGCAGGCCTGAAAATTGCTTGTTTGCTCacatagtaaagaaaaaaaaaaaaaaattccatgtaaCATCATGAGCctaaaacaaaccccaaaaagCCCATGACATGAAGAGAGCCCTCCCTCCCACTGGCCACTGCAACCTCCAGGCTAGGCATGGGTTTTATTCTAAGGTATGTTGCGTTTAAGAACATGTAATCAGCATCTGGAGCGGGGCCTCCCTTTGTGAGGCTTCAGTAACTAGGGAAGTGTGATTTACGCAGATTTGTCGGGGTCAGTGATGTCTTTCCCCTGAGCACTGTGTATATTTAGACAGGACTTGGTTTGGTGTTAAAAAGTGTATATTTTGAATGAGTTCACACACAGTAGCCAACAATGCCCACATTGTCGGCCGGTGTACAACGTGTATTGAAAACGCAGCGTCCAGACTTCAACTAATCTgccctcaataaagctgaaataattATCCTAAGCTGCCTTTCCAGAAGAAAAATCATTGAGGAattcaaaactttttttctttaaaaaaaaaaaaaaagatcttttctACATTCCGATGCAGATCTGGGGGTGAGGCACTGCGACCACACCACTTTGCAGATCTCAAAGAGGGAGGCAAGAAAGACAGACTGTGAGAATTTAAATAGGAAACCTAACGCGTCTAGGACTATAAGTGTCCCAGCCCCTAAACCCCTAGTTCTGGTCTCCTTAGGCCTTGACTCCCCCAACACCAGGCTTCCAGGGTGAGACATGCAAGCTGCTTTGGAGGCTCCACTGCAGCTGGGAGACTGTGGGCTGGGCGAAGGGACTAGACACCGGCTACTCAGCCCCCAGGCAGCTAGGGTCGCTGGTCTTAAACCCGCTGACTGAGGCAGTTAAATATTCAACCAAAGGGAAGACCTGCCAAGCCCCACTTTGTGGGGCTCCGTGTATCTCTCCCCTCCGTGAATCTTCCTCCCGGCCAAGTCCTTTTCTGCTCAGCTGAGAAGCTCTAGGCGGTCGCTCACTGCGGGCCCAGAAAGAGCCCTAAGGTTgggacacaaaaacagacacttcatcttttcttcccgaccctttctctcctttctctcttcggGGAAGGATTATAggctgaggggtgggagggggaaggggcaggaggaggaagcgggggaggaaggaatgaaaaaggggaggggagtgggtaTTGTGCCGCGTGTGGGGGGAGAATTCCTACGGGTGGGTTTCCGAATATTGTGTTCAACTTTTTGAAAACAGCTCGTGACCCCGAAACTGCATCCCCTGGAACCGAGGACCCAAGGCGCCGGGCGGGCGGGTGAACCCAGCCAGTCCCCTCCCAGTCCCCGCAACCCCCGCCTCCGGGTTGGGGCGACCCGGCCTCTCCCGCTGCTGGGCCGGCCCCGGAGGGAGGCTGGGCAGGTGCCGCGGGCTCTGCCGAAAGCGCTGAAATCGAAAACCGTCCCCACTCCAGGAGAATTGAAGCAAGTGGGGCTGAGGTTCAGCTCGGCGGCACCTCTGCCCCCAGCCTCAGCCGGGGAGCCTGCCGAGCTGCCGCATCCCTCCGGCGGCTTGCTGGGTGCAAAGCGGGGCGGAGGGCGGCAGCCAGGCGCGCAGCTTTGTGCGCCCGGCCAGGGCTGGGAGCGGCGGGGTGGGCGCGCAGCCCCGGGCTGTCTGAGCCTCCCCGCAGAGCCGAGCTCCGCGCCGCCCACCGAGCCCACCCCGCGGTCCCGCAGCTGCCAGCGGCTCTCCGCTCCGGCCCGAAGCACCACGCCTGCCGCCGGGAGCCTGTAAGTTGAGAGTCCAgagagctggggagggaggcggggcggCTTGTCCGCGGCACGGATGGCTGGACTGGCTCCCGGCCGAGCTGGGAGGACAGACTCGCCAGGATGTCGGTCTAAGGTGCTGACGGGAGGTTGGTGCGGAGGTGGAGCGGCAGAGCTTCCCCTCCCAAATTCCTAGACGCTGGGCGTTGGGGAGAGATGTTAGAAGGATCTCGGGTTCTGGGGCCCAGGCTGCGTGCCCCGCTGCTATGGGGATCCGACGTGCTGGGCAGCGCGAGGGCCGGGAGGTGGGCCTGGGGGACGCCTGGAGGAGATGGCGCGCACCTCCTGTTCCCTGGGTCTCTCAGAGAAGGGAGATCTGGATGGTTAGGTCGGCCCGCGGGGTCTCTAGGTTTCTTCTGCTCTCTGGCCGCTCAGACTCCGGGATCTGGGATATGGCACCAGTACAGGCCGAGGTCACAAAATTGTCACTATCGTCTCTGCTTTAATCCTGACCCAGGCTATGGGAAGGACAGCAGCACAGGTGATGAGGGGAGAAAGGGCTTTTGGGCTGGAAGATAGCCTTCTCTTACCAGGACCTACTGGGCATTTACTTACAAATGTCATTCCCAACCGAGGCAGTCTCAACTCACCATAAGAGGTGTCTAAGAGAGTCCCACGCTCTCCTAGTTTCTGTTACCGGCAAAGCCAAGGGGTCTGGAAGCCTCCGAGAGAGGGATACCCGAGGGCTGGGGCAGCGGCACCCACTCGACCTCGCTCATCTCCATAGGCCAGTTTGTCCTGGGGGGCAACGCTTGTCCAGCCCCCAAGACTTCGGGAGGCGGGAGCTGGCCCGCGGTCTGGGCCTCCCCGCAAGCTGCAAACTGAGGCGCTTGGCGCCGACGGCCAAGGAGGGCGCAGGGGAGCGCAGCACTCAGGCGGGGAGGCCGCGAAGCCCTTCAAGGACCCCGATTACTTTCCTTtgaatgaaaaacaacaacaacaacaactgctcccttcccgcgcccccgcccctccTTAGCCTCCGGGGACCCGCGCTCCGAGTAATTGTCGACCAGGACAGTAAACACGGCTCAGTTGCCTCAACTTTCTCCGTACATAAAAGTTCCCGGCGTGCGGGGAAATTTGAATATTTGATCAGCCCCTTTGAGTGACCCTCATTAGCCTGGCGCCCTGCTAAGGCCCCGACATTGCAAGAAAGCTGCTGGGCCCGGCATTTGTATGCCTTGTTAGCGCCGCTTAATGAAGCCGCCCCGACCGCTCAAAGGCGGCCTCCCGGCTGGCGGCGCACACCTCTCGGCACCCCGCTCTGCCTAATGAGCCCCACCGCCCGCCGAAGGCCCCTCTGCCCCCCACATCCTCAAACAAGAAAAGTTTGGCTCCGTCTTGGGCCACCGCACCTCCCACTGCCATGCCAGGAGAGTGGGCACAAACAAGGCCTAGCTGGCTGTGGTTACCCAGCCCCAAGAAAGGAGGTGGGAGAcatgggtgggggggcagggggtggtttGTGGCCTTTGGTTGTAGCCTAAGGAGAGCATCGCCAACATTTCTCAAGAGGGTCAATTTCAAATCAGTCACCCCAGTTCCTTAAAGAACTGCAAGTGGACTAACCTTGGCGTGGCAGAGAGTAGATGCCTGTGGAGGGTCAGCTTTCCATCTCCTTCCCCCTCCAAATTCCTTTGGTCTCCACTGCCCAGGAGGCTTCCTACTTTTCTTTTGCAGAGATCCCAGGTATAACAGCCAGAACTGCTAGGGCTTGAAGTTAAGCAGGGGTGGGCACACCATCATTGCTTCCACCATCCACAGACCTCAAGCACAGTCAAATGTTGGTAGTTGGTCCTAGGAAAGGCAAGGTACCCACTGCACCCTGTCCTTGTCCCCAGTCCTAGCtacaatgtctctgattttttctTTGATCACACATCGGGTCTCCAGAAGGCGTGAAAAAAAGCGCTCTAGGGAAAAGGCCGCCCTGTACAGGGTCAACTGGCTGCTAGGGTGAGACTAAGACTAAAATGGGCctgaaggagaaaaagagggagagctCTGGAAGGAAGGAGGACTAAAGCACCATCTACTTCTCCTTTTCTTGGTGGGGCAAGTGACATTGTTGACCAGCAAATGTCAGGAACCCTGTTAGCAACTGGGCTTCAGTCCTTTGAAAGAGTAGACTCCTTCCCCTCTCTACCCTCTCTCTCCCCTGATATCCCTTTCCCTGGACAGCTGTTACTCAAGGCCCCTCCTTGCTCACCCAGCTCTTGGGCTTTTAAGGCTTACTTTTGGGGGGATTAATATACAGAGCTTGGAAAGCAGGTTGCTCTCAGGTCCACACTCTGGGCGTTCTGGaggtgccccccccaccccccccccccacccccccgccacgATCTCTCAGACACACATGGGCTGGCCAGATTGGTATCCCCTGGACCCCATTCCAGAATGGCCACCTCTAGGAATGAGTGGCTCCATCCagctctcatcctctgccaaaaGGCCAGGTAGGCCTTGGGATAGCACAGCCTTCTGTGTCATCCATCTGGTCtgctcctcttctcttctctcccccAGCTCAACTGGCATGCTCCGCCCCTTTCTCCATTCCACGACCTCCTAATTCAAGCCCAAACTGACGAGTTTTAGAAATCATCTCTGCCCTGGGCAAGGCAGTGCCCGGGGCCTTGATCCATGCAAAGGCCAAAGGTAGGAGCGGGGAGGAGAGGAGTTGAGGCTGTTGAAGAGAAAAGGGGTCCTAAGGCGGAGGGTATAACTCAGCTCTGTGGCCCCAAGGCCAGGCCCACCAACTGCTCAGGGGAGGAGGCGAGAGGAGGGGGCTAGGAGTCTGCGGGCCTCGGTCGGGACAGGAGGGACCTGAGGCGTCGGCGAGGGGGGCTAGATCCATAGGAGAAGGGCGGGGAGGCGGGGGTCGGGGGGAGCGCGCAGAGCGAGGtgacggggcggggggggggggtgagggggtTGGGAGGGCAGGTTTGCGGTCTTTAAGAGCCACACTGCTGGCAGGAGAAGAGCGAGGCCGGGTGCTGGTAGCGCCTTGACCCCAAGGGGATTTAGCGGGAAGGGAGCGGCCGGGCTCCAGGGGCTTTGTCCCGGGGCGACCGGAGAGGCCGAGGCGCAAGAATAAGGAGCGACCGCGTCTTGAAAGGCCGCGAGGAGGCGGCGGCGCTGCTGCTCTTGACTTCTGAGCAGGGCTTAGAAAGCCTGTCCCGGCTTAAGCCGAACTGCGGGTGCTGGGCCCTGAGCGCCGAGTCCGGGGGCTCCCAGCTCCCGGCCTCTGAGCCGAGGAGGCGTGGGATGAGGGGGACACTGGGGTGGCTAAGACCTGGCAAAGTTGCTTTTGGCTCTGCAGTCGCCGGACCCTGTTGCCGAGCTGcgagcctgacaggctgctcCAGGCATGGCCAgagaaagaattttctttttccaacttGGGCGTTTGGTTTTGAGTGTCCACCACGCGCAGCTCCGGAGCCGGCCGACCCCACATGGATTCTCAACAGGTGGCCAAGTAAGTCCAATTAAGAATTCTGGTTCTAGCACCAGCTCCTCCCCGgcccccctttccccttttcccCTCCCAGTTTCCCCCCCGGCAGCCCCGAATTCCCACTGCTCCTCCCGCGGGCGAAGGCgggaggaggaagtgggggagggaCTGTGTTGCTCTCTCCCAGGGGGCCCTCCGGGTCCCAGCTGCAGCCCAGGACGGCTCCACCCGGGACCCGCGGGCCCGATCACCCTTAGGTCGGTTGTGGGCCTCGGTACCCAGAGGCGTGTAGGTGGGAGAACGCGCCGCAGCACCTCCAGAGTGGAGCGTGCCGGAAGGGGACCCGGGACCCCGTGGCCGCGCGGCCTTTGTGTGGGGGGGGTTGGGGACAGAAACCCACCTATAGACCCTCTCTTATGAGAGATCCAGCCCCGGGGGAGCACGCGCCAGCTATATACAGTAGACCGCAGAGGAGCGTctcaggggccagggctgggaacagggtgggggaggtggagagggcagaagcgggaggagagggaagcagaGAAAGGCAAAGGCAAGAAATCCGGAGCGTCCGAGTGAAAAGTCAGAAAAACGTCCTCAGCGCGCGGGAAACAGGCGCTCGCGCCCGCGGCTGCACATCCTCTCCCTCGAACACACACGCATTCACACCCACTCCACACAGGTAGCCCACGCACGCGGCCTTGGCAGTGCCGGGTCACCTGCGCCGGCGCCCCAGCCAAGCCGGTAGGGAGTCGCCCTCCTACTCCCCTTCCTCGGCTGCCAAGAACCCCTCCGCCCCGCCAACTCTGCCCCGAGACTGACTGGGGAGGCTGGgagcacacccccccccccccgcccccagggctgGGAAGCAGGGAGGATCTTACCTGCGGAAAGGTAAGGGAAGCCGGGAGCAGGAAGCAGCGGCGGATAAATATTCATTAGGAAGTGTGTCTCCTTTTAAACTGCGCAGCGCGCGCTctggctcctctctccctccctctgtcctctaGTGAGGCTCTCTCCCCCTCTCGCTCagtctccccccaacccccaccctttCCTGCGAAATGCCGGGTGGATCCCTGTCTAGCTAACCTGTTGGGAAGCCTGAGCTGCGGGCAGAGCCTCCACAGCTGTTTGCCTTCGCTCTTGGGGCGCGTGttccccatccttcctccctcctttcgcCCAGCCCCTTACCCCCTCCTAAATTACTACATCATTAGCTTTATTTtccggtgggggggggggttggtaaCGGCGCAGCCAGATGCACCTCCCCAAAGCAGGGCGAAAAGCCGGCGATTTCAGAAGCTGCCCAACTCCATCTCCACCCCACATCACCCAGTGTagttttttcttctcccttcttttcaTCTCCACCTCCACCCTGTACCAGCACTACTCCATCCGGATCCCCGGCTGGGTGGGCAGTGAGACTCCAGGTCTTCAGGTCCAGTGCTCGAGCTTGGGACTCCACCCTGCACTGGACGTGGGGATAGCTCTCCGAGTCCCCCTTTCCCACGTTCTAGGTTGACCCAGTGTGGGCACCTGGGCAGCTTGGAATTCATGATCAGAACTCCGGGGGCGCAGAGCAAGAGCCTCACCTCTCCAGGCCACAGGGGCCCCGCGTCTTGGCCCTTTGGCCGGGCCTGGGAAGCTGTatggagggtgggagagaggtggCCTCACTTTGTGCGAATGCGCAGGAGACAGGCCGACGCACTGACAACAGCCTTTCACGAACAAACTGACCTGAAGTTAGCCGCGAATACTCATCTTTCTCACACTCACGAGAAAACACATCTACAGGATTCCAGGAACGCACCGGTCCCCGCACCATCCCTGCGAGAACAGCTTCCAGTCGCGTGCTAGCCACCCGCATTCCCATCCCAGCACGCCGGAGGCCAGCGCTCCTGCCGGTTTCGGGGACTAGAAGACGCGCGGGCCAGCAAGGCGGCGCCGGCGGAGGGATACATCGCAAGGCGGTCGCGGCACAACCCTGACCACCCTTCTTGGTACCCTTCCTGTCCGCTCCAGGCCCTTAGGCCTCTCCAGGGACTCTAAGAGGTGGCGTGGCCCTTTAGGGTGCGTGGCGATGGCAGGGGCTCAGGGTCCCGGCAGCCGGCTGAGCTTGGAGCGCCgaggtgggggcgggaggaggggccGAGGGGGCGGGCCCAGGCCAGCTCCCAGTTACAAATACAGCCGGTCCCCGGAGGAGGCCGGGGAAGAAAGTTTCGCCCCCAAAGACGTAGATTACTCACCCTCGAGGCGCCTGGACTTTCACTGTTGGTTCCTAAAAGGTCCCCAGGTTCCCGGGGCGCCCTGGTCCAGTTGGTGGCCTGCGTAGGGGGTGCAGTCGCGAGCCTCCAGGCGACTTCGCggactcccccacccctcccatttGGCCTGGTCCGGCCAAAATCCACCAAGAGAGATTCCAAAGGCTGTTTCGACccttctcccccctccctccaccaAGGAACAAGGCGCAGGATCCTCGGAGGATTGCCCTCTTCCTGA includes the following:
- the SIX3 gene encoding homeobox protein SIX3 translates to MVFRSPLDLYSSHFLLPNFADSHHRSLLLASSGGGNGSGGGGGGGSGVGGGGAGGAGGGGGGSRAPPEELSMFQLPTLNFSPEQVASVCETLEETGDIERLGRFLWSLPVAPGACEAINKHESILRARAVVAFHTGNFRDLYHILENHKFTKESHGKLQAMWLEAHYQEAEKLRGRPLGPVDKYRVRKKFPLPRTIWDGEQKTHCFKERTRSLLREWYLQDPYPNPSKKRELAQATGLTPTQVGNWFKNRRQRDRAAAAKNRLQHQAIGPSGMRSLAEPGCPTHGSAESPSTAASPTTSVSSLTERADTGTSILSVTSSDSECDV